From the genome of candidate division WOR-3 bacterium, one region includes:
- a CDS encoding T9SS type A sorting domain-containing protein, giving the protein MRYLFISGLFISTLYGMLVDIPLDDLNYRIEEVDGFEHIILKDRYTISPFTPGAPEITAFVCNYLIPRDQVLSEIEIIDEEWEELPGEFFIFPVQVYSSIETTSVFTPPDPQIYGSSEFFPDSPVVLSSCGSLRGYRICQVTIAPFKYSPHKRKLYVLKKLSLNVKTDYHPAGIAPKRVTPLGRSVSEKFVEDLVLNKEHIHNADFRPLTVVEENKDDIPATEFPSLSGAPVDLVVITDDNQAASFEAFLRFKKLLGINGVVKKVSWIRQHYNGVDDAEKIRNFIKDALIQWGVSFILLGGDTDLIPTRFIWIDRAVIYSSLLLPIASDLYFSDLDGNWNFDGDEKFGEVADSVDLYPDLFVGRLPTTSPDEVAAYLNKLHNYFFPSAVDYQTKALFFSSNLETNWPGLPYAYELAEHLPVHFTKSFLDETLGNLTSESLKDSVKAGAGVVVGIGHGDVNTMCIHYCWPRTFINNFYFDSLVNAPFYGLMFVVTCYTNPFQSDCLGEHWVLNPQGGGLAYIGPTSSSEGSLHKEYMKVLCDGLFNDDSTWYLHTALGRALAYAKIPYIGNAQNNNWSRVHQFSISLLGDPTVVLWNTSPVHLTGVTVSPETLQVGDDTLHFSFDPAVVPDHIEVIFYKEGETFIRDVIDPITLRCRVKTETPGYLKYTLLIDGYIPLIDSVYVAPAVPYLVYDGCTIIDTLSNGNGVVNPGEEIYLYVDFKNNGGNTATGVSVRLCCDDSLFTILNDTSSISDIAAGETAQNISPFYFVISDSMPDEYEFDFELLITYISGMNSDSFQLVGLAPQLEHFKQEFIEANDRVTIIPYVANYGHCEADSVYGFISSNSDSVIVLDSTVVFPDIGSNQVVGSTPDVFTVHRIYPSCEVRLNLRIYRRQQEVINRDIILKTPEPIDSLETIGGKDKIALKWKPISNAAGYRIFRSLSQGGPYDFIGNRLETTSCYEDFNVQTGLEYYYFVRAVDSSMNEGSSSDTVCGALNPRYADGWPQTVYWCQFSSPNFADLDPFYPGLEIVVAGLDGDIYAWHCDGSSLNGSTPVIFDAGSEHIWSSPALGDVNQDGLIDIVFGIMRSSDNLYVISYNPVDSQATVLPGWPRSLNGNGLVSSPVLADIDQDGTLEIFAVSAFPAYLYAFHYDGTGVYEPQTGLLKALYGSLRGTPAVGDLDRDGTFEIICCGGKETDSLFVWDRYGNYFPPFPVAIEPSQEYSVVIGDVSGDRKREICFYSGNPSNKLNLVDCNGDIIWQYQVLADYNELCPAFGDIDRDGNPEIIFCYNDGLDAGVLVLDSTGVLLPGFPKRGHDAYPPVIADIDGDDDTELLCGSTEWNVYAYNQMANSTAGFPIRLGSRINSSPAVYDIDSDGTLELMISCYDLLFHVFDLPSSSFDWPRFHYDPYNSGTYKSGYYTGHYELTERQKSDFDFELYPTPFSRSLNIYLNSDFRGKHAELKIYDVAGRVVKRIYISDKTCTRIVWYGDDALGRPAASGVYFVKFTDGEKTSIKKVVKLY; this is encoded by the coding sequence ATGAGATATCTTTTTATCAGCGGTTTATTTATCTCGACCTTATATGGTATGCTCGTCGATATTCCACTCGATGACCTCAACTATAGAATTGAAGAGGTGGACGGTTTTGAGCATATTATTCTTAAGGATAGGTACACTATATCACCTTTTACGCCGGGCGCTCCGGAAATCACCGCCTTTGTATGCAACTATCTTATTCCCAGGGATCAGGTTCTTTCCGAGATAGAAATCATTGATGAGGAATGGGAAGAATTACCCGGTGAATTCTTTATTTTTCCTGTTCAGGTTTATTCTTCGATCGAGACGACTTCTGTTTTTACTCCTCCGGATCCTCAAATTTATGGTTCTTCAGAATTTTTCCCAGACAGCCCGGTTGTGTTATCCAGCTGTGGTTCACTCAGAGGTTATCGAATCTGTCAGGTGACGATCGCTCCTTTTAAGTATTCGCCTCATAAAAGAAAACTTTATGTACTTAAGAAATTAAGCCTTAATGTGAAGACTGATTACCATCCTGCAGGAATCGCGCCTAAAAGGGTTACTCCTCTGGGAAGATCGGTTTCAGAAAAGTTCGTTGAGGACCTGGTATTGAACAAGGAACATATCCATAATGCAGATTTCCGTCCTTTGACCGTTGTCGAAGAAAATAAAGATGATATACCAGCCACAGAGTTTCCGTCATTATCAGGGGCACCGGTTGACCTGGTGGTTATCACCGATGACAACCAGGCGGCATCCTTTGAAGCATTCCTCCGTTTCAAAAAACTGCTGGGCATCAACGGTGTAGTCAAGAAGGTATCATGGATCCGCCAGCATTACAATGGTGTGGATGATGCAGAAAAAATCCGAAATTTTATCAAAGACGCCCTTATCCAGTGGGGAGTAAGTTTCATCCTTCTGGGTGGAGATACTGATTTGATACCGACGCGTTTTATCTGGATCGACCGAGCGGTCATCTATTCGTCACTCTTACTGCCCATTGCTTCCGACCTCTACTTTTCAGACCTGGATGGAAATTGGAACTTTGATGGTGATGAAAAATTCGGAGAAGTGGCTGATTCTGTTGATTTATATCCGGACCTTTTTGTAGGAAGATTACCGACGACTTCGCCGGATGAAGTTGCTGCATATCTGAATAAATTGCATAATTATTTTTTCCCTTCCGCCGTCGACTATCAGACAAAGGCATTGTTTTTCAGCTCAAACCTCGAAACCAACTGGCCCGGTCTTCCGTATGCCTATGAACTCGCTGAGCATCTGCCCGTTCATTTCACCAAGTCATTTCTTGATGAAACCCTGGGAAATCTTACTTCAGAATCACTCAAAGATTCCGTAAAAGCCGGTGCCGGGGTTGTTGTAGGAATCGGACACGGCGATGTCAATACAATGTGTATCCATTACTGCTGGCCGAGGACTTTCATAAACAATTTCTATTTTGACAGTCTTGTAAACGCCCCCTTTTATGGATTGATGTTTGTGGTCACCTGTTATACGAATCCCTTTCAATCGGATTGCCTCGGAGAACACTGGGTGCTGAATCCTCAAGGAGGGGGGCTGGCGTATATCGGACCGACGAGCTCCAGTGAAGGTAGTCTTCATAAAGAATATATGAAGGTCCTTTGTGACGGACTTTTTAATGATGACAGCACCTGGTACCTGCATACTGCCCTGGGCCGGGCATTGGCATACGCAAAGATTCCTTATATCGGAAACGCCCAGAACAATAACTGGAGTCGGGTTCATCAATTTTCCATCTCCCTGTTGGGTGACCCCACGGTCGTACTATGGAATACTTCTCCAGTACATTTAACCGGCGTCACGGTCAGCCCGGAGACCCTGCAGGTGGGAGATGATACTTTACATTTCTCTTTTGACCCTGCCGTTGTTCCCGACCATATTGAAGTGATTTTTTATAAAGAGGGCGAGACATTTATCAGAGATGTGATAGACCCGATCACCTTGAGATGCCGGGTGAAGACCGAGACGCCCGGTTATTTGAAATACACTCTGTTGATTGATGGTTATATCCCTCTTATTGATTCTGTTTACGTCGCACCGGCTGTTCCTTATCTGGTATATGACGGTTGTACGATCATAGACACCCTTTCAAATGGCAACGGTGTTGTAAATCCCGGTGAAGAAATTTATCTTTATGTCGATTTCAAAAACAACGGAGGGAACACAGCGACCGGTGTCAGCGTTCGATTATGCTGTGATGACAGTTTGTTTACTATTTTAAATGATACGAGTTCAATCTCTGATATCGCCGCCGGAGAAACAGCCCAAAACATCTCACCTTTCTATTTTGTGATATCCGATTCAATGCCGGATGAATATGAATTTGATTTCGAACTTCTCATTACCTATATCAGCGGGATGAACAGTGATAGTTTTCAATTGGTAGGTCTGGCTCCACAATTAGAACATTTTAAACAGGAATTTATCGAAGCAAACGACAGGGTGACCATTATTCCATATGTTGCGAACTATGGTCATTGCGAGGCGGATTCTGTTTACGGTTTTATAAGTTCTAATTCTGATTCTGTCATAGTGCTTGACAGTACCGTGGTCTTTCCTGATATCGGAAGTAATCAGGTGGTGGGTTCGACCCCTGACGTGTTTACGGTACACCGCATTTATCCATCCTGCGAAGTACGTCTGAACCTCAGAATATACCGGAGACAACAAGAGGTCATCAATCGTGATATAATATTGAAAACCCCTGAACCGATCGATTCCCTTGAGACTATCGGTGGCAAGGATAAAATCGCACTCAAGTGGAAGCCGATTTCAAACGCGGCAGGCTATCGTATTTTCAGGTCATTATCACAGGGTGGTCCCTATGATTTCATCGGCAATCGATTGGAAACGACATCTTGTTATGAAGATTTCAATGTCCAAACAGGACTGGAATATTACTATTTTGTACGGGCTGTTGATTCATCAATGAATGAAGGTTCCTCTTCGGATACGGTTTGTGGTGCGTTAAATCCGCGATACGCCGACGGATGGCCTCAAACAGTCTACTGGTGTCAATTTTCTTCTCCGAATTTCGCCGATCTTGATCCGTTTTATCCCGGTCTTGAAATCGTCGTTGCCGGACTCGACGGCGATATTTATGCCTGGCACTGTGATGGTTCGTCGCTCAACGGCAGCACTCCGGTGATATTTGATGCGGGTTCAGAACATATCTGGTCATCGCCGGCACTCGGCGACGTCAATCAGGATGGTCTGATCGATATCGTATTCGGAATTATGAGAAGCAGTGATAATCTTTATGTGATAAGTTATAATCCAGTGGACAGCCAGGCGACGGTGCTTCCTGGCTGGCCGAGGTCTTTGAACGGCAACGGGCTTGTTTCTTCGCCGGTCCTTGCAGACATCGATCAGGACGGCACCCTTGAAATATTCGCGGTTTCCGCTTTTCCCGCTTACCTGTACGCTTTCCATTACGACGGTACCGGTGTTTATGAGCCACAGACCGGCTTGCTGAAGGCTTTATACGGAAGTCTCAGAGGTACGCCGGCTGTGGGGGATCTTGACCGCGACGGCACGTTTGAGATCATCTGCTGCGGCGGCAAAGAGACCGATTCCCTTTTTGTCTGGGATCGATACGGTAATTATTTCCCACCGTTTCCCGTAGCGATTGAACCATCCCAGGAGTATTCTGTCGTCATCGGAGATGTATCGGGTGACAGAAAAAGGGAGATATGTTTTTATTCGGGGAATCCTTCCAATAAGCTCAATCTGGTGGACTGTAATGGTGATATTATATGGCAGTATCAGGTGTTAGCCGATTACAATGAGCTCTGCCCGGCATTTGGTGATATCGACAGGGACGGCAACCCGGAGATCATATTCTGTTATAATGACGGGCTTGATGCAGGAGTTCTTGTTCTGGATTCCACCGGAGTTCTTTTACCGGGATTTCCGAAGCGGGGGCACGATGCTTATCCTCCGGTCATTGCGGATATCGACGGCGATGATGATACAGAATTATTGTGCGGCAGCACTGAATGGAATGTTTATGCCTATAACCAGATGGCGAATTCGACAGCCGGATTTCCGATCAGACTCGGCAGTCGGATAAATTCTTCACCGGCAGTTTACGATATCGACTCTGATGGAACTCTCGAGTTGATGATAAGCTGTTATGACCTTTTATTCCATGTTTTTGACCTTCCTTCTTCCTCTTTTGACTGGCCCCGCTTTCATTATGATCCCTATAATTCCGGTACCTATAAGTCAGGCTACTATACCGGTCATTATGAACTTACAGAAAGACAGAAAAGCGACTTTGATTTTGAGTTGTATCCTACCCCATTTTCGCGATCATTGAATATCTATTTAAATTCTGATTTTCGGGGTAAACATGCTGAACTTAAAATCTACGACGTCGCCGGCAGAGTCGTTAAAAGAATTTATATCTCTGATAAAACATGTACCCGGATAGTCTGGTACGGCGATGATGCCCTGGGCCGACCGGCCGCCAGTGGTGTATATTTCGTTAAATTCACAGATGGTGAGAAAACCAGCATTAAAAAGGTTGTAAAGCTTTATTAA